GTCCCGCGGGCACCATCCGCACCTGAGAGGCGAGCTCGAGTATACCGAGACGCATGGCGCTTCTTGCCGACGACTCATAGACGTCAACCTCCAGGCGATCCTTACCAGCTACCAACACAACCGGATACGAACGCGACGCGAAGGACTCGGTTACCGAGAACCCACTCGAGAGAAAACACGGGCCCGGTCGATCGAGTCCTGCTTCGGGCGTGCACTCCTCAGGCTGGCCAACACCAAGGTAGAGACTACCGGCAGCTTCAACCATCTGGAAGGGGATATGCATCGCCTCCAGAGTCGAGATAAACCCAAAGAGCCGGCCAGACCCAAAGGACCCAACCATCGATAGTCCAGAGAGGAACCTCACTCCACTCCCCGCCTAGCAATCAGAAGCTGTGCCGCCCCCAATCCGACGTTGATACGTCGCACCTGGGTAAAACCCGACTGCTGCAGGAGTTGACGAAAGCGCTCATCCGTCGGCAGATACGCTACCGACTCAGGAAGATAGCGGTAGGCGCTCCTATCGGCGGAGATCAGGCCCCCAACAAGAGGCACCACCGAACCAAAATAGACACCGTGGAGCTCCCGCACCAAACGACTCTTCGGCGTTGCGACCTCCAAGATGCCAAGCACCCCTCCTGGTCGCAACACCCGGTGTACTTCGGTCAAGACAGCAGCGAAATCCGCGAAATTACGGACCGCGAATCCCGAACTCACCGCGTCAAAACTCGCGTCTCCAAAGGGCAACGCCTCCCCCACGCCTTGGACCAACGGTCCATACCTCTTGGCCTTCTCCAACATGCGATAGGACAGATCGAGTCCATACGCGTCCATACCGTTGGCCGACCAGGCTTTAAGAAAATCTCCGGTGCCACAGGCCAGATCGAGGACACGCGCCTTGGGATCTAGGTGCATCTCGCGCACTAAGTGAGCACGCCACCCTTGATCGAGGCCAAAAGTCATCAGTCGGTTCACCACATCATAAGTTCCCGCGATCCGGTCGAACATGTCACGAACGTATGGCTGCTTGGCACCCTCATCAGGGAGCACACTATCGTTTTGCTTCATCGTAGCGGATCAACCCTTCACCGAGTTGAACGATTCCCCGACGCTCCGCTGGAAACCAACGAAGCTCCACAGTGCCGACAGCGAGGATAGGCCGACGACGTAGGCCGCTGGCACTGAGGGCAGGAGTTCGCCCTCATCTCACCAGAGGCGACCTTGCGTATCACCGACACGAGCATCCCCCCGATGGCCACCACGAAGAGACCCTCGAGAACATCTCGAGGTAGGTGGGCCAGAACGAACGCCTCTATCATCTCCGCAACTTTCTATGCGCAACGACTCCGCGCACCCTCTCATTCTAGTCTCCCGTTACCTCCCAAACCCGTGCTGGGGACGAGGAGAAGTTAGGCCGAACCGCCACCTCTTAGCTCTGCCGACTGAGCAGGGGTGCTCCGCATGGTTGACGTATTAAAAAGTTCGGACCTACTTGGATCGAGTACCACTGCGGTCTGGTCACTCTGCGAATTCGCGACAGGAGTTGGCATCAATGACGCATTGAAGAGCTGGGACATACTTGGATCATTCTGATCCTCGCTACTACTGCTGGTATGAGCATCGGACGCGCTCAAGCGGGTCCCCAAGGAACTCGGAACCATCTCAGCTCGCACTCTCGGTAGTACCTCTGGGTACTGCTGCTGCAGGAAGAGAATCATCTTCTCGCGTAGCTCGCACTCGAGGTTCCATGACCTTGAACTATCGGGGGAACTCATCACAAACCGGAGTTGCATCGTGGATACCCCAAGCTGTGTGACCTGCATGCGGGCCACACTGCCATCCCAGTCAGGAGAGGAGGCAAGGATCGAGAGAAACTGCTCGCGAATAGTGGGAACCGGGGCGGTGTAGTCCAGTTCGATATGGACAATGCCGAGGATGTCCGCGGTCGTCTTCGTCCAGTTCTCGAAGGGGTTCGAGATGAAGTAGGAGATAGGCAACACCAGTCGTCGCAGATCCCAGACGCGGACCACGACATAGGTGAGCGATATCTCCTCGACACGTCCCCAGTGCCCTTCGATAACGACGACATCGTCAAGACGGATCGGCTGAGAAATAGCGATCTGGATGCCCGCGATCACGTTTGACGCCACTGGCTTTGAGGCGATACCGGCGATAATCGAGATGATGCCGGCCGAAGCCAACACGCCAGCGCCAGCGAGTCGAACCGATGGAAAGGAGAACAGAGCGACTGCGATAGCGATCAAAGCGATCACAACGACGATAATCCGCCGAAAAACTCGCACCTGGGTCTGCAACCTCCTCGCCTTTAAGTTATCGGCAGCATCGATGTGGTAGTAGTAGAGGATCGCATCCTCCACTGCCTCGACCAGTCGCGCAAGCCCCCATGCAACCACTCCAACCAGCAGAATGGAGATCGCGTGGCGAATGTCCACCTCGGCAGCGACTGAAACCTTCACATAATGTAACGATGCGAGCATCAATAGCAGCGGAACCAACGACCTGGTTGGGCCGCGCAACCTCCGTAAGGCAGCCGTGCGCACCGAGTTCGGATGGCGCGCATTGATCCAACGGGTAAAACGGATAATCAAAAAGGCAACAGCAACGCCCAGCACCAACGCCACCGCTAGCGCCGGCAATGCCTTTAAGTACTCATGGAATAAGCTATTCAACCTCTGCGAGCCCTCCTCTTTTAGGCACTACTCGCCTAACAGTGTAGGGCCTGAATAAAACTGGTGCTGAGATGATGCTACGCTAAAGGCATGCCAGCACCAGTTCATGGAGTCGATGGACTCAAACAACTCGTTGGGGTCGATCTTGGGTTTACACCCTACCGAACCGTTACCCAGCAGCAGATCACGATGTTCGCCGATGCAACCGATGACCATCAGTGGATCCACGTCGATCCCGACGCCGCTAAGAATGGTCCCTTTGGGACGACTATCGCTCACGGATTCCTGACACTCTCACTCGTGTCGGCGATGCTTCCCGAGGTGCTCCAAGTCGATGGGGTCTCCATGGGCGTCAACTACGGCACCAACCGTGTTCGTTTTCCAGCGCCAGTGCCTGTCAACGCTCGGATTCGCCTCGGGGCAAAAGTCGCTGCGGTGACTGAGGTAACTGGTGGTGTCCAAGTTCAGATCGACGTCACTATCGAGGTCGAGGGTGCCACCAAGCCTTCCATGGTCGGCGAGATACTCTTTCGCTATTATTGATACTCGCACGATGGCCACGAGTATGTTGGCGCTTCCACGCGCTCTGGTCGAGACAACCTAGCTTTACACGAGCCAGTCGCCAACGCACCTTTCCCAACCCAGAGGCGGCGGGGTTTTTTGCGGCCGGACTCCTCACATTGTTTAGCTCGTGTTGACTGGCTCAGGTTGGCAAGCAGAGACAACAAGTCATCCTCCTGTCCAAGTCGCCTGCAGGGGTCATGAACTCGTGCAACCAACGCTACCGAGTACGAGCCGTGGGGCCTTCCGGTTTGGCAATCGGTTACCCCAACCTGCTGCCCTCTTCCCACTTGTTGGCTGGCCCCACATTTTAGCCGGTCAATGGATGGTCAGTACACCGATCGCCCACAATCCAGCGGCAACGACGAGAATCAGCAAGAGCGCCGCCGCCGCGAGTTTAAAGATCAATCGCACGACGATCAGGACGACCACGATGACGATTAAGAACTCTGGCCAACTACTGACACCACTATGGGTAAGCTGCATGTCGCTTTCGCTCCCTCTTCCTAGCGACGGACCCTCTGCCACCTTCGCCACGCCAGGACCACTCGTAGATGGCAGATAAGCCTACCGTGCATCGACACAAATTGGAGTAAGGTCACCTCTATGACTACCACTCCTAGTACTAACTGGTCAAAGCTCACCCGCCTCACCCATAAGCATGAGCTCAACGCGAACACCTCAGACGTACCTGGGGGACCAGACCTTACCAAGGAAGAGGGTAAGCAGCTCCGCCACCGGAGTGTCAAGGCACTCACCGAACTCCAGGAGGCCCTCTATGCACAAGCGTCACACGGGGTGCTCGTGGTGCTCCAAGGTTTGGATACGGCAGGCAAGGATGGCACCATCCGAGCCATCTTCGATGGCGTGAACCCTCAAGGCGTGAACGTCCATGGTTTCAAGGTGCCAACGCCATTTGAGGCAGCCCATGACTACCTCTTCCGCATCCACCAGGCGGTTCCCGGACGTGGTGAAATCAGCGTCTTCAATCGCTCACACTACGAAGACCTCATCGTTCCACTCGCCGCGAAAACAATGAACGATCAGGCATTCACCCAACGTGTTAATGAAATCCACCGCTTCGAGGAGTACCTGAGCGAACAGCACATTGTCATCGTAAAGCTCTACCTACACGTCTCGTATGAAGTGCAGGGCCAGCGGCTCTTGCGACGTCTTGACCGTCCCGAAAAACACTGGAAATTCTCCCCCGGTGACCTCGTTACCCGCGAACACTTCAACAACTTCGCACGCGCCTACGGACGCGTCATTCCCGCTACCTCATTTGACGAGGCTCCGTGGCACGTCATTCCGGCTGACCGTAAGTGGTACCGAAACGCGATCGCTACGGCCATCGTCACCGAAACCCTCCTCCAACTCGCACCAAAGGCACCCAAGGTCGACATCACCGATATCGATAAAATTCGGGCAGAATTAAAGAAGGAACTCTCCGGTCTCACGTCATCACAAGCGACCAGTTGACCGAAGACTCCGGGTCCCTGCGCTTAGCAAAGAGCACCAACACGGCAGCCAGCGAAACTCCAACCAACGACAATCCGCACCCACATGGCCAACGACACACACCGTGTTGCTATCGACACGAAGCGCAAGTACCGTAAGGCAGTCCTACTCGGCTGCCCCAACACGCAGATACCAGGGTGCTGTTATCTCCGTAACCTTGTGATTGCTGAAAGAACACAACGTTGATCACGCGTCAACGACGGCCCAAATCAATCCGCTGTATTTGAGTACTTGCCCCACGGCTTAGAAATGAGAACCCAACGCCCAACGATGCGCA
This genomic window from Ferrimicrobium sp. contains:
- a CDS encoding MaoC family dehydratase; translated protein: MPAPVHGVDGLKQLVGVDLGFTPYRTVTQQQITMFADATDDHQWIHVDPDAAKNGPFGTTIAHGFLTLSLVSAMLPEVLQVDGVSMGVNYGTNRVRFPAPVPVNARIRLGAKVAAVTEVTGGVQVQIDVTIEVEGATKPSMVGEILFRYY
- a CDS encoding PPK2 family polyphosphate kinase; amino-acid sequence: MTTTPSTNWSKLTRLTHKHELNANTSDVPGGPDLTKEEGKQLRHRSVKALTELQEALYAQASHGVLVVLQGLDTAGKDGTIRAIFDGVNPQGVNVHGFKVPTPFEAAHDYLFRIHQAVPGRGEISVFNRSHYEDLIVPLAAKTMNDQAFTQRVNEIHRFEEYLSEQHIVIVKLYLHVSYEVQGQRLLRRLDRPEKHWKFSPGDLVTREHFNNFARAYGRVIPATSFDEAPWHVIPADRKWYRNAIATAIVTETLLQLAPKAPKVDITDIDKIRAELKKELSGLTSSQATS
- a CDS encoding ubiquinone/menaquinone biosynthesis methyltransferase, with protein sequence MKQNDSVLPDEGAKQPYVRDMFDRIAGTYDVVNRLMTFGLDQGWRAHLVREMHLDPKARVLDLACGTGDFLKAWSANGMDAYGLDLSYRMLEKAKRYGPLVQGVGEALPFGDASFDAVSSGFAVRNFADFAAVLTEVHRVLRPGGVLGILEVATPKSRLVRELHGVYFGSVVPLVGGLISADRSAYRYLPESVAYLPTDERFRQLLQQSGFTQVRRINVGLGAAQLLIARRGVE
- a CDS encoding mechanosensitive ion channel domain-containing protein, which translates into the protein MNSLFHEYLKALPALAVALVLGVAVAFLIIRFTRWINARHPNSVRTAALRRLRGPTRSLVPLLLMLASLHYVKVSVAAEVDIRHAISILLVGVVAWGLARLVEAVEDAILYYYHIDAADNLKARRLQTQVRVFRRIIVVVIALIAIAVALFSFPSVRLAGAGVLASAGIISIIAGIASKPVASNVIAGIQIAISQPIRLDDVVVIEGHWGRVEEISLTYVVVRVWDLRRLVLPISYFISNPFENWTKTTADILGIVHIELDYTAPVPTIREQFLSILASSPDWDGSVARMQVTQLGVSTMQLRFVMSSPDSSRSWNLECELREKMILFLQQQYPEVLPRVRAEMVPSSLGTRLSASDAHTSSSSEDQNDPSMSQLFNASLMPTPVANSQSDQTAVVLDPSRSELFNTSTMRSTPAQSAELRGGGSA